A stretch of the Chelonoidis abingdonii isolate Lonesome George chromosome 11, CheloAbing_2.0, whole genome shotgun sequence genome encodes the following:
- the LOC116836632 gene encoding DELTA-sagatoxin-Srs1a-like — MNTQAGMQDSLETYFERSVEIEITNESRDVTLHSPRSYCFSGHSLLPPSPRIPPGSKESCMFTKGRYSFRGSVGLLVYNSDAFTLAIMFSNPFDYNLYCVEFGLEICPGKEHLGDMEEVYARMYNYTPANSCTTFKRAKLGQCQEALVVTSGNIRVMATMSNAAKAVIKVLVEEKGNPPPYSKNPIYYKTHS, encoded by the exons ATGAACACCCAGGCTGGAATGCAAGACAGCCTTGAGACTTACTTCGAGAGGAGTGTGGAAATTGAGATAACCAACGAATCACGGGATGTGACCCTCCATTCCCCCAG AAGTTACTGCTTCAGTGGCCACAGCCTCCTACCTCCTTCCCCCCGAATCCCGCCAGGATCCAAGGAGAGCTGTATGTTCACAAAGGGACGGTACAGCTTTCGTGGGAGCGTGGGGCTGCTGGTGTACAACTCAGACGCCTTCACCCTTGCCATCATGTTCTCCAACCCCTTTGACTACAACCTCTACTGTGTTGAGTTTGGCCTCGAGATCTGCCCAGGCAAAGAGCACCTTGGTGACATGGAGGAAGTCTATGCAAGGATGTACAATTATACGCCTGCCAACAGCTGTACAACGTTCAAAAGAGCCAAGCTGGGCCAATGCCAGGAAGCGCTTGTGGTCACCTCAGGGAATATCCGTGTCATGGCCACCATGTCCAATGCTGCCAAAGCAGTCATTAAAGTGCTTGTGGAGGAAAAAGGGAACCCACCTCCCTACTCAAAGAACCCGATTTACTACAAGACACACTCCTAG